One segment of Oncorhynchus clarkii lewisi isolate Uvic-CL-2024 unplaced genomic scaffold, UVic_Ocla_1.0 unplaced_contig_458_pilon_pilon, whole genome shotgun sequence DNA contains the following:
- the LOC139394274 gene encoding E3 ubiquitin-protein ligase RBBP6-like, which produces MSCVHYKFSSKLDYNTVTFDGLHITLAELKRQIMGRERLKATDCDLQITNAQTREEYTDEEVHIPKHSSVIVRRTPIGGVKPAGRTFIVDRSDMAAGSSRPVCNKALSFSLLSLSSVYKLCSGG; this is translated from the exons ATGTCGTGTGTTCATTATAAATTCTCGTCCAAACTGGACTACAACACCGTGACCTTTGACGGGCTGCACATCACCCTGGCCGAGCTGAAACGGCAGATTATGGGCAGAGAGCGCCTCAAAGCCACCGACTGCGACCTGCAGATCACCAACGCACAGACCCGTGAAG AGTACACTGATGAGGAGGTTCACATCCCCAAACACTCATCAGTGATCGTCAGACGCACCCCCATCGGAGGGGTCAAACCAGCGGGCAGAACGTTCATTGT TGACCGTTCTGACATGGCTGCTGGATCCTCCAGACCCGTATGTAACAAAGCACTCTCATTTTCCTTACTATCTCTGTCCTCTGTTTATAAACTCTGCTCTGGTGGTTAA
- the LOC139394275 gene encoding voltage-dependent calcium channel gamma-3 subunit-like → MKLCNRGALMLVTTALSFIAFSLMTIAVGTDYWLYSRGVCRSKTSLHDNETIRKNEVVMTHSGLWRTCCLEGTFTGVCKEIDYFLEDADYEQDAAEYLLRAVRASSIFPIMSVGLLFLGGVCVAGSEFYKTQHNVMLSAGILFVSAGLSNIIGIIVYISANSGDPGQSDSKKSYSYGWSFYFGALSFILAEMVGVLTVHAFIERHRKLRTRGRRSFTKHALFRSASYYSRYNRYRRRSSYRGNVDYRHSLSSAGQLRPRDHSPLPVALSVSKVVAAGSELASHKLTPPDNKMAAAAGGGGGGGGGGGGGGGGGVDVARSVFLLPLTSKPNNKDMLPSNAANRKTTPV, encoded by the exons ATGAAGTTGTGTAACCGGGGAGCGCTGATGCTGGTCACCACGGCGTTATCCTTCATAGCGTTCAGCCTGATGACCATCGCAGTGGGAACGGACTACTGGCTGTACTCCCGGGGCGTCTGCCGGTCCAAGACGTCGCTCCATGACAACGAGACCATCCGCAAGAACGAGGTGGTGATGACTCACTCCGGGCTCTGGCGCACCTGTTGTCTCGAAG ggACGTTCACAGGGGTGTGTAAAGAAATTGATTATTTCCTCGAGGATGCAGACTATGAGCAGGATGCTGCAGAATACCTACtga gagCAGTGAGAGCCTCCAGTATATTCCCCATAATGAGTGTAGGTCTGTTGTTTctgggaggagtgtgtgtggccGGCAGCGAGTTCTACAAGACACAACACAACGTCATGCTCAGCGCTGGCATACTGTTCGTCTCCGCAg gacTCAGTAACATCATTGGCATCATCGTCTACATCTCGGCTAACTCTGGTGACCCGGGTCAGAGCGACAGTAAGAAGAGTTACTCCTACGGCTGGTCTTTCTACTTCGGGGCGTTGTCCTTCATCttggctgagatggtgggtgttcTGACAGTACACGCCTTCATAGAGCGCCACCGAAAGCTCCGGACCCGCGGCCGCCGCTCCTTCACCAAACACGCTCTGTTCCGCTCCGCGTCCTACTACAGCCGCTACAACCGCTACAGACGCCGCTCCAGTTACCGCGGCAACGTGGACTACCGTCACTCGCTCTCGTCGGCGGGGCAACTGCGACCTCGTGACCACTCGCCGTTGCCGGTGGCCCTGTCCGTGTCAAAGGTTGTCGCCGCGGGGTCAGAGTTGGCCTCGCACAAACTAACGCCGCCCGACAACAAGATGGCAGCCgctgcaggaggaggaggaggaggaggaggaggaggaggaggaggaggaggaggaggggtggatgtTGCGAGGAGCGTTTTCCTGTTGCCACTGACAAGCAAGCCCAACAACAAGGACATGTTGCCTAGCAATGCTGCTAACAGGAAGACAAcacctgtctga